The stretch of DNA CAGCGCAAGAGCTTTCTTGCGGGGTTTTTAAATTGATGCATAAAGTGCGCATGGACCATGCTCCCAGAAATATTAAATGGTGTTGGACGGTGTAAAGCTCTTTGGATAGTGACGAAGTCGCGTTGAAAGTGAATCATCAGACTGAATAAGGGATTCACGAATTTGGAAACTTTTTGATTTACAAAAACCAAAGCCACTTTGTGCAAGCGACATAGGCGTTTTAATTTTTGCAGCTGATGATTTTTTAAAAACAACTCTTTTAAGTTACAGCCAATCACTTCAAACAGCGAGCTTGTGATCAACTCTTGCAGCAACCAGAAAAGCTGTTCTTTTTCTTGCGGCTCTTTTACCACCAGCAATTTTTTTA from Bdellovibrio bacteriovorus encodes:
- a CDS encoding recA protein; this translates as MKSLALPEFKDIPFVSAEQLQPPPGLATGVNVLDDFLLWRGIPQGDLSLFQGLPGTGATSLWVRLVKQVHNQNKWAAWINGDSQLFPTHLQSHDINLKKLLVVKEPQEKEQLFWLLQELITSSLFEVIGCNLKELFLKNHQLQKLKRLCRLHKVALVFVNQKVSKFVNPLFSLMIHFQRDFVTIQRALHRPTPFNISGSMVHAHFMHQFKNPARKLLR